From a single Bufo bufo chromosome 9, aBufBuf1.1, whole genome shotgun sequence genomic region:
- the LGALS2 gene encoding galectin-2 — protein sequence MSEKFEILNLELKSGETLKLKGKLPGDAKNFSFNLGRSPSDVGIHFNPRLNENTIVCNSKRNNSWESEQRDGHQCFSPGTDVKISIKFAGDKFDVKLPDGHEISFPNRHGYDKLTYLSVKGDFKVTSFKYE from the exons GAGAAATTTGAAATTCTGAACTTAGAGCTGAAGTCTGGAGAAACTTTAAAGCTGAAAGGAAAACTTCCAGGAGATGCCAAGAA CTTCTCCTTCAATCTTGGCCGCAGCCCCAGTGATGTAGGGATACATTTTAACCCACGTCTGAATGAAAACACAATTGTGTGCAACTCCAAGCGCAATAATAGTTGGGAATCGGAGCAAAGAGATGGACACCAGTGCTTTTCACCTGGGACAGATGTAAAG ATCTCAATAAAATTCGCTGGGGACAAGTTTGACGTGAAACTTCCTGATGGTCATGAGATCTCATTTCCAAATCGCCACGGCTATGATAAACTCACATATCTGTCTGTCAAGGGTGACTTCAAGGTCACATCTTTTAAATATGAATAA